One Streptomyces formicae genomic window, CGACGGCGCCTTCAACCCCGGCCTGCCGCCCGCCGAGCCCTTCCCGATCCCGGTGCACTCCGGCGACATCCGCGTCGACGTCCAGTCCGCGCTCGCGATGCTCGCCCCCGTGTGGGGCCTGCGTCCGCTGCTCGACATCAGCGAGCAGCAGGCCCGTGACGACCTGGCCCGCGCCGCCGTCATGGCCCTCTCCTACGTCGCCCAGTCCGCGCGCGGCCAGGGCCTGCCGATGGTCCCGCAGCGGGAGATCGACAAGGCCGACACGGTCGTCGAGCGCTTCATGAAGCGCTGGCGCGGGGAGCCCGACCCCAAGCACGTCCAGGCCGTCGACGCGTACTGGACCTCGGCCGCCGAGCACGGCATGAACGCCTCCACGTTCACGGCGCGCGTCATCGCCTCCACGGGGGCCGATGTCGCGGCGTCGCTGAGCGGGGCCGTGGGCGCGATGTCCGGACCGCTGCACGGCGGTGCCCCGTCGCGGGTCCTCGGCATGATCGAGGAGATCGAGCGCACGGGGGACGCGGTCGCGTACGTGAAGCAGGCCCTGGACAAGGGCGAGCGCCTCATGGGCTTCGGGCACCGCGTCTACCGTGCCGAGGACCCTCGCGCACGGGTCCTGCGCCGCACCGCCCGCGAGCTGGGCGCGCCCCGCTTCGAGGTCGCGGAGGCGCTGGAGAAGGCGGCCCTTGACGAGCTGCACGCCCGCCGTCCCGACCGCGTCCTCGCCACCAACGTGGAGTTCTGGGCGGCGATCGTCCTCGACTTCGCCGAGGTGCCCGCGCACATGTTCACGTCGATGTTCACGTGCGCGCGGACCGCGGGCTGGTCGGCACACATCCTGGAACAGAAGCGGACGGGCCGCCTGGTCCGCCCCTCGGCCCGGTACATGGGCCCCTCGTCGCGGGGGCCGCAGGCGATCGAGGGGTACGACGAGATCGCGCGCTGAGCTGTGCGGGGTGGGGCCGGGACGGGGGCACTCGCCCTCGGCCCCGCCCCGCCGACGCCTCACCCCACCCACCCGCCCCCTCCAAGCCTGGCCCCACGCCACGGGCTGACAGAGGTCAGGTCAGCTCAGGTCAGCTCAGGTCACACCGCTGAAGCGGCCCGGCCACTCCGAGGGGTGGCCGGGCCGCTTCTGTGCTCACGGGGCAACGTGCTGGCCCTACTCAGGGGGTCGGCTGTAGCGCTCCAGCGTCGCCTTGCGGGTCGACGGATCCATGAGCAGCAGCTCCCACGGCCCGGTGTTCACATCGAACTCCTTCCCGAACCCGACCCACTTCCCGGCCATCCTGCGCCCGGTCGGCTCCACCAGGAGCTGGACGGCCCCGTGATACCGGGCTCCCTGGTAGTAGCCACCAGGAGCCGTCTGCTCCGTCCACGATCCGGTGACGACGGACTGGTCCACCGTCAGGTCGATGGAGAGCGGACTGTCCGGATTGCTGGACGCCCCGGGAAGACTCCGCACCGTGAGCCGGTTGCCGGACTGCACCAGCACGACGTAGTGCTTGCCCTCGTACGAACGGTCCCGGCCGGACGAGTAGTACTCGTACCTGGACAGCCAGACTCCCCCGTACTGCCCCTGAGCCTCGGTCACCGCATCGGTGCCGCCGGACGCTGCGGCCACGCCTTCCGGACCGGGTTCCAGGTCGTGTCCCCCAGCTCCGTCGTCGTGCACTCGCGCCATGACAGCCAGTGTGAACCCGAGCTCCTCGATGGAGCGTCCTGTGACGCGCTCCAGGGCCCTCACGTACACGCCCCGGGGGGATCGGCTGACTCCGGCCTCCCAACGCTGCACCAGCCGCTTGCTGGCTTCGTTGGCCTCCCCCGTCTCCTCACCTGCCCGACGCAGGGCCCGGGCCAGATCTTCTTGGCTCATGCGCATGCCGATGCGGACGGCGCGCAGGGTGTCGTTCGGCTCCGTGTCCGTGGCTGTCATGTGATGCACGCTAGCCCCAATCACCCTTGAATGACACCGAGTTGACGCCCTTCAACCGACGTCGGTCGGACACCGGACATGACGTCGCGGTGACCCGGCAGACAGCGGAACCATCAGGCATGTTCCCCCCAACTGACGGAGGTACGGGCATGACCACAGCAGTGGAGTACAGGACAGGCGCTTCACTCGTCGACGACGAGACGTTCGGGCGCTTCGTGCTCTTCCTGATCAACGACATGGGAGAGGACCCCCGGCATGCTCCCGGGATCGTGGACCAGGCGTTGGCCTACTTCGGCACGGTGGCCGTACACGACGGCCTGCCGCTCATGCCGTCCGACGCGGTGGACCGGGGCATCTACTGCGTCTACCTGCACACCAGGGACGCCGCAGCGCTCTTCGACCGCATCGCCGTCAGGTTCCTGCACCACAAGCCGCACCCCGAGAGGGGGCTTCGTCGTCGAGGACAAGTATTGGGCGCACGTCGACGGCGGGGTCTCGCAGTGCGACTCCGACGACGGACGCCCCTACTAGGAGCTGCGCCGGGACCGGTCCTCGCGCCGAGGGCCGGTCTGCGGAGGTCTCCCGTTTCCCCGTCTCCCGATTTCCCCAGGAAGGACAGCAATGGCTGACACCCTCACGGAGTTGCCGTCGGAGGTCGAGGCGGTCGTGCGGCCTAGGGCCATGAGGGTCGTTGCCGACCGGCGCGGCTCCATGGTGTGGGATGCCGAGTCGCCTCACGGCCGGGTAGCGGTGAAGGTCGGGTACGCCGTCGACGGGAAGCGCGGGTACACAGCTCTCGCCCCCGCTCGCGAGGCATCCGTTCTGCGCGCCCTGGGAAGGCCGCACATCGCCTACGGCACATGGGAGCGGGGCACGTTCAGCGTGCAGCCCTGGTACGACGGGGTGGCCCTCTGGCCTCTCTGGGAGTACCGGAGGAAGGGCCCCCAGGCGCCCATCGACTACGAAACCGCAGCTCAGTGCGCGGAAGCCCTCAACCGGCTCCACAGCGACGGCTGGGTCCATGGCGACATGCAACCCGCCCACCTGATCGCGGACGGCGGCATCGTCCACCTCATCGACCTCGCGTTCGCACACGGCGGCTCGGTCAACTCCCGCTACGACTTCCCGTATCCGGGGTGCCTCGTCCATTACGAGGCACCCGAGATCTCCCGCGCCGTGCTGGCCACCGGCACGGCCACACCGTCCCCAGCGGCCGACGTGTACGCCCTGGGGGCGTCCCTGCTGATCTCTGCCACCGGCATCAGGCCGATGGAGTACCCGGACCACGCGGAGCGCGAGGAACAACGGCAGGCCGTCGTCGACAACAAGCGACGCCCGTTCGACCTACCGGGGTCCTTCGGCGTCATGGTCGACCGGATGCTGAGCTACGAGCCGTACGACCGCCCGGCTCTGTCGGAAGTGGTGGCGGAGTTCCGCGCAGCGACGAAAGGGGAGCCGAAGGGTAAGGCGCCCACCGGCGCGGACCCTGCCGCCTCACCTCCGGGGCGGCCGGTCGGCGTCGACCCGCGGGGCGGGGGTCGCGGGTGAAGGGCGGCGCGGCCGGTGCGGCCGAGGTGGGGTGTGGCGCAGCACGCGCGGTGGGGCCCACGCGCAACGTGGCGCAGCACGCGCGGTAGAGCCCACACGCAACGTGGAGCACCACGCACGGTAGAGCCCACACGCAACGTGGCGCAGCACGCGCGGTAGAGCCCACACGCAACGTGGAGCACCACGCACGGTAGAGCCCACACGCAACGTGGCGCAGCACGCGCGGTGGGGCCCACTCGTGATGCGTGAACCAGTGCCCTCTGCTTGGTGTGGCGCGGCCCGCTCTGCTTCCCGACCGGAACTGACGCGCTCCGAGAGGCCGGGTGGCTCCAGCATCCTGTCGGCGCAGACCCGCCCGCCCCGGGCTGGCGCCCAGCAGCCGGTGGCGTGAAGGCACGACGGGAGGGGGCGGGCGGGTGGGAGGAGGCGCCTGCGGTGCGGGGCCGAGGGCGGGGGGTCAGAGGGCCGTGCCAGGTCCGGTGGGCGCGGGCTCGGGGGCCTTGCCGGTTCAGGGGGCTCAGAGGGTGGACGAGCCGGGTGGGTGGATCGGGGTGAGGGGTCAGAGGGGACAGAGAGGTCAGCGGGCTCACAGGGATCACAGGGGCCAGAGGGGTCAGAGAGGTCACAGGGCCGAGTCCAGGAGTTTTGTCCACTGGGTCACCACCCTCTCCCTGCGCGCCCCGTCATCCGTCAGGAGGTTCGCGAGGCCCAGGCCCCGCGCCATGTCCAGGAAGCCCTGGATCGTTTCGCGGACGCCGGGGCGGGACTCGTCCGCGCCCAGGAGTTCCACCGCCATGCGGTGCGTCTCGCGGCCCACGCGGGATTCCAGTTCCGTGACGCGCGAGCCCAGTTGGGGTTCGTTGGACGCGGCCACCCACAGGTGGAGCGCGGCGCGGAAGAGGGGGCCCGTGTAGAGGTCGACGAGCGCGGCGACCACCGCAGCCCTGTCCTGCGCGGGCAGCTCCCGCAGCGCGGTGGAGCGCTGCTCGGCGACGTACTCCACGGCCGCCGTGAAGAGGTCCTCGCGCGTCGGGAAGTGGTGCTGGGCCGCGCCCCGCGAGACGCCCGCGCGCTCGGCGACCACGGAGACCGTCGAGCCCGTCCAGCCGTGCTCGGCGAGACAGGACACCGCGGCCTCCAGGAGCTTGAGGCGGGTGGCGCGGCTGCGGTCCTGCTTGGGCGCGCGGTCGGCGGCGGTCACAACGCCCATGGGCGCTCCCGTCGTTCGAGGAACGCCGCCATCCCCTCCCGGGCCTCGGCGGAGCCGAAGAGCCGCGCGGCCAGGGCGATGACGGCGTCCGAGTGGTCGTCGAATGCGTCGAGCACCCTAGCCGTGAGCAGCTTCTTCGTCTCGGCCAGGGCCACGGGGGCGCCCTCGCGCACCCCGTCGAGGAGGGCCTGGACCGTGCCGTCGGGTTCGGCCGCGTACGCCGTGACGAGGCCGATCCGCGCCGCCTCCGCGCCGTCGAACCGCTCCCCCGTGAGGAAGTAGCGGGACGCGGCGCCCGGGTCGAGGCGGGGCAGCAGCGGCATGGAGATCACGGCGGGCGCGACCCCGATGCGCACCTCCGTGAACGCGAAGGAGGACGCGGGGCCCGCGACCGCCATGTCGCAGGCGCCGAGGAGACCGAGCCCGCCCGCCCGCACGTGCCCGTCCACCCGGGCGATCACCGGCTTGGGCAGTGCGACGAGCTGTCGCAGCAGCGCCACGAAGGCCGCGGGGTCCGGCGGGTCCTTCAGGTCGGCGCCCGCGCAGAACGTCGTGCCGGTGTGGGTGAGCAGGACCGCGCGTACGCCGGGGTCCTCGCCCAGCGCGCCGAGCGCCTCCGCGAGGGCCCCCACCAGGTCCGCCGAGAGCGCGTTGCGCCGCTCGGGCAGGTCCAGGGTGAGCGTGGGGACGCCGCGCGCGGGTGAGGAGACGGACAGGCTCATGGGGGATCTCCTCAGGGGGATCAGTAGGACTTGGGCAGGCCGAGCGTCTGGTGGGACACGTAGTTGAGGATCATCTCCCTGCTGACGGGCGCGATCCGGGCCACCCGCGCCGCCACGATGAGCGAGGCGAGCCCGAACTCCTTGGTGAGGCCGTTGCCGCCGAGCGTGTGCACGGCCTGGTCGACGGCCTTCACACAGGCGTCCGCCGCGGCGAGCTTGGCCATGTTGGCGGCCTCGCCCGCGCCGACGTCGTCCCCCGCGTCGTAGAGCCCGGCGGCCTTCTGCATCATCAGACGCGCCAGTTCGATCTCGATGTGGGACTGGGCGAGCGGGTGCGCGATGGCCTGGTGGGCGCCGATGGGGGCCTTCCAGACGGTGCGTTCCTTGGCGTACTCGGTGGCGCGGCGCAGCGCGTAGCGTGCCATGCCGAGGGAGAACGCGGCGGTCATGATCCGCTCGGGGTTCAGGCCCGCGAAGAGCTGGAGCAGGCCCGCGTCCTCGTCGCCGACGAGCGCCTCGGGGGGCAGCCGGACATCGTCGAGCGTCAGCTCGAACTGCTTCTCCGGGGCCTGGAGTTCCATCTCGATCCGCCGCCGCTGGAAGCCTTCGGCCTCGCGCGGGACGATGAACAGGCACGGCTTGAGGTTGCCGGTCCGCGCGTCGGACGTACGCCCGACGATGAGCGTGGCGTCGGCGATGTCCACGCCGGAGACGAAGACCTTGCGGCCGGTCAGGAGCCAGTCGCCGGTGTCGGGGTCGCGGCGGGCCGTGGTGGTGATGCGGTGCGAGTTGGAGCCCGCGTCGGGCTCGGTGATGCCGAAGGCCATGGTGCGGGAGCCGTCGGCGAGCCCCGGCAGCCACTGCCGCTTCTGCTCCTCGGTGCCGAAGCGGGCGATGACCGTGCCGCAGATCGCGGGCGAGACGACCATCATGAGGAGGGGAGCGCCGGACGCACCCAACTCCTCCAGGACGATGGAGAGTTCGGCGATTCCTCCG contains:
- a CDS encoding helix-turn-helix domain-containing protein; this translates as MTATDTEPNDTLRAVRIGMRMSQEDLARALRRAGEETGEANEASKRLVQRWEAGVSRSPRGVYVRALERVTGRSIEELGFTLAVMARVHDDGAGGHDLEPGPEGVAAASGGTDAVTEAQGQYGGVWLSRYEYYSSGRDRSYEGKHYVVLVQSGNRLTVRSLPGASSNPDSPLSIDLTVDQSVVTGSWTEQTAPGGYYQGARYHGAVQLLVEPTGRRMAGKWVGFGKEFDVNTGPWELLLMDPSTRKATLERYSRPPE
- a CDS encoding citrate synthase 2, with product MSDFVPGLEGVVAFETEIAEPDKEGGALRYRGVDIEDLVGHVSFGNVWGLLVDGAFNPGLPPAEPFPIPVHSGDIRVDVQSALAMLAPVWGLRPLLDISEQQARDDLARAAVMALSYVAQSARGQGLPMVPQREIDKADTVVERFMKRWRGEPDPKHVQAVDAYWTSAAEHGMNASTFTARVIASTGADVAASLSGAVGAMSGPLHGGAPSRVLGMIEEIERTGDAVAYVKQALDKGERLMGFGHRVYRAEDPRARVLRRTARELGAPRFEVAEALEKAALDELHARRPDRVLATNVEFWAAIVLDFAEVPAHMFTSMFTCARTAGWSAHILEQKRTGRLVRPSARYMGPSSRGPQAIEGYDEIAR
- a CDS encoding acyl-CoA dehydrogenase family protein; translated protein: MSTARSATRNTSRGTVLETEEHQALRAAVAALGKRYGRAYMTRVVQEEGHPDELWADAAKLGYLGVNLPEEYGGGGGGIAELSIVLEELGASGAPLLMMVVSPAICGTVIARFGTEEQKRQWLPGLADGSRTMAFGITEPDAGSNSHRITTTARRDPDTGDWLLTGRKVFVSGVDIADATLIVGRTSDARTGNLKPCLFIVPREAEGFQRRRIEMELQAPEKQFELTLDDVRLPPEALVGDEDAGLLQLFAGLNPERIMTAAFSLGMARYALRRATEYAKERTVWKAPIGAHQAIAHPLAQSHIEIELARLMMQKAAGLYDAGDDVGAGEAANMAKLAAADACVKAVDQAVHTLGGNGLTKEFGLASLIVAARVARIAPVSREMILNYVSHQTLGLPKSY
- a CDS encoding enoyl-CoA hydratase family protein, whose protein sequence is MSLSVSSPARGVPTLTLDLPERRNALSADLVGALAEALGALGEDPGVRAVLLTHTGTTFCAGADLKDPPDPAAFVALLRQLVALPKPVIARVDGHVRAGGLGLLGACDMAVAGPASSFAFTEVRIGVAPAVISMPLLPRLDPGAASRYFLTGERFDGAEAARIGLVTAYAAEPDGTVQALLDGVREGAPVALAETKKLLTARVLDAFDDHSDAVIALAARLFGSAEAREGMAAFLERRERPWAL
- a CDS encoding TetR/AcrR family transcriptional regulator, which gives rise to MGVVTAADRAPKQDRSRATRLKLLEAAVSCLAEHGWTGSTVSVVAERAGVSRGAAQHHFPTREDLFTAAVEYVAEQRSTALRELPAQDRAAVVAALVDLYTGPLFRAALHLWVAASNEPQLGSRVTELESRVGRETHRMAVELLGADESRPGVRETIQGFLDMARGLGLANLLTDDGARRERVVTQWTKLLDSAL
- a CDS encoding protein kinase domain-containing protein: MADTLTELPSEVEAVVRPRAMRVVADRRGSMVWDAESPHGRVAVKVGYAVDGKRGYTALAPAREASVLRALGRPHIAYGTWERGTFSVQPWYDGVALWPLWEYRRKGPQAPIDYETAAQCAEALNRLHSDGWVHGDMQPAHLIADGGIVHLIDLAFAHGGSVNSRYDFPYPGCLVHYEAPEISRAVLATGTATPSPAADVYALGASLLISATGIRPMEYPDHAEREEQRQAVVDNKRRPFDLPGSFGVMVDRMLSYEPYDRPALSEVVAEFRAATKGEPKGKAPTGADPAASPPGRPVGVDPRGGGRG